The genomic stretch TTGTGTGTAATGTACTCAGCACGAGGTGACCTGTGATGGAAGCCCTTATGGCGATATCTGCAGTTTCTTGATCTCTTATCTCACCGATCATTACCACATCGGGATCCTGTCTCAATATGGAGCGCAATGCACTGGCAAAGGTCATACCGATGTCCGACTGGACTTGACATTGATTGATCCCAGGTATTTCATACTCTACCGGATCTTCCACTGTTATTATTCGGATTTCCGGTGATCTTATTTTTCTTATGCAGGCGCCAAGCATGGTAGATTTACCAGAACCTGTTGGTCCGGTTACAAGTACTATGCCATGGGGCCTGGTTATGGCGTTTATTACCTTCTTTAGTTCCGGTTCCCCAAGTCCCATATCTTCTATGGCCACCGGAGCATCCCCCAGATCCAACAGACGTAGGCTTATGCTTTCTCCATAGACCATGGGCAATGTGGACACACGGATATCGACAGATTTTTCAGTGGATTTAAAAGATATACGGCCGTCCTGAGGCCTTCTTTTTTCTGAAATATTAAGCTTGGCCATTATTTTCAGTCGAGAGATTACCGCTGCCTGATAGTAAATCAAATTTTGAGGAAGTTTTACCGGTACCAGCGCACCATCGATACGATACCTTATTTGCAATGCATTTTTTTGTGGTTCGAAATGAATATCTGTGGCTCTATCTATGAGAGCTTGCCTAATTACTTCATTCACAAATTTTATTATGACAGCATCTTCATCCTCTTCTATGGCGTCTGGTTTGGCTTGAAGATTGCCGCCTTCATCACCTTCCAGGAAATTGTCTGCCCCGAGGCCAAATTTAGCATTTATTATCCTTCGAATCTCTTCGGCATCGCCTAGGAAATACTTATAATCACCTGGACAGGCAGCCTTTAGCCAGCGCTTCATCATCTCATTGGGAGGCCAGGCAAAGACTATGGCAATGGATTCGTCTTCTTGGATTATGGGTAGGCAGGCATATTCATGGATGATTTGGGATGGAATTATGGCTGTTATATCGTCACAGGGTGCAAATTTTTCAATAAATTCTAGTTCCGAAGCTTCGGATACCCATGCCCGCGTATCTTTGATATTGGAATCTAATTTTACAGCAAGAATTTTCATTCTTTTCTCAAATTGCGCTCCCAAGACGCTACTTTCCACGTCTTCTCCAAGCTCACTAATTTTACATTCTAAATTATCCATCTTTATTAGAAGATACAATGATTGTTACCAATAACCTCCATAACTATCACCACCATAGTTACCATAACTACTATAACCATAACTATCATAGTCGGCATAGCCACCGCCGTAACCATAGCTGTCGTAGCCACCACCACCACCGTAGCCATAGCTGTCATAGCCGCCACCACCATAGCCATAACTGTCGTAGCCGCCATAGCTACCATAGCCATAATTATCGTAGCCGCCATATAGATTGTCATCTGAGTTGCCGTTGGCCACCACTGGTTTGCCTTGTTTTAGCATCTCTATGTCTTGTTCTTGGCCACTTTTAGTCCTGACGCGTACTATTTTTTTCACCGAATCATAGGATGTAATGGAGAAAGGGTCGCTTTCATTACTTACACCAGTGTTAATCACAAAGCTGCGTTTATCCTTTTTACTGTAAAAACTAAAAACGTCATTTCCTCCGCCATTTTCGTTATTAAATGAAATAACACCGCGAAATTCCATTTCCAGCTTGGGTTCAGGCTTTGGCTTTGGTTTCTCCTCCTTTGGTTTTGGCGGTTCCACTGGTTTAGGGACTTCCTTTGGTGGTGGAGGAGTATATTTCCCGAAGGGTGAATTTTTCAATAAAGACCCAAATTTCTCCAACACAGCAGAATTAGGACTCGCCGCTCCTTTTGCTGTGACAGCAGAAAGGACCAGAAGGATAGTCGTAAGTACTTTAATATCATGTACTATCATAACTTGATCACTCCATTATTTTCTACTATTTATTAGTACCAGATGCCTTTTTACCATGGTCATCGGGCTTCTTATTTTTGTTAGCTTCTCTAGCTTTCCTTATTCTATCTCTCTTGGTTTCAAATTTCTTTTGCTCAGCTTTATTTGTTTTTGCTAGATGCTTTTTCCTGAGCGTTCTCCATTTACGCCCCTTTTTCTTTTTATTTTCAGGATCTTTTAAATATTCTTCATACAATTTTTCCTCTCTTTTGTCTATTTCTTGTTGTGTCCTTTTTAGTTCGGCCAATTGTAAACCAAACAATGTGTCATTGGGGAATGGTTCTCCATCATCAAATTTTCCGTTTTCGTTATAATTATCAAAATCTTTTTTCACACCTGCTGCAAGTATGCGTTTATTTAAATAACCTTCTTCATCCTGCGGTTGTAATATTATGGTAGGCTTAATGAATATTATTAATTCTGTCGTTGTTTCTCTTTTCTTTCTCGATGAGAACAATGTATCGCCGAGTAGTGGCAAATCGCCCAGTAGCCATAGCTTACCACCGCCATTTTCTGTGATTTTTTCTTGCAAACCAGCCATTACAACCACATCCATGTCGGCTACACTGACAAACGATGTGGCATGTTTTGTTGAAATAACAGGCTGTTTTGCCGCGCTAAATTCTACCTCAGACACCTTTTTTTCAATTTTCTGCTCTATTTCCAATTGAATTATGCCGTTATTGCCAATAAGTGGCTTAACTTTCAACATAATTCCGACATTTTTATAGGTAATGCTCGATTTTATGCCGCCACCGGTGTTAGAATCCGAGATGCTTGATTCCAAAATTGGCATAGATTCACCCACCTCTATTACGGCTTCTCGATTGTGGGTTGTTACTATGGTTGGCGCTGACATTATTTTTACATTTGAATCCGTTTTAGCTTTATTAAATACGGAATTAAGCGAAAAGTTTCTTAGATTTCCGCTTAGTGAAAAATGTTTATCTGCGCCATAAAACCCATAGCCAATTTCGCTACCTCGGCTGCCCGAAGGTGTGACGCTATCGGATCCACCGGAATTGCCACCACTGGTTGAGCTATTACCAGCACTCGATCCGCCATTGCCCACGGAGATGCCACTACCTGGCACAAAGCTGAGATTGAAAGAGTCCAGTCCACTTACTTGATTTTTGTCCAAGGTAACCTGGGCAATTACTACTTCTATCCTAACCTGATCAAGCAGTATGTCTAATTTATTTACAATGGATTTAACCTGTAAAATATCGCTGGGTGTGCCGTATACGATGATCGAATTGCTACGTTCATCATTCTCGATGGCCAATGAGCTGGAAAATTGTATGTCATGTTCGCCGATGCCATCATTATTGCCTAAATCTAATTGAATTGGGGTATTTGCCGCTGATTTAGTTTGTGTTGCAGTGCTATTTTGAAGTCTTTGGGCTTGGGCTTCCTGTTGGGCGAGTTTATAGGAATTGACCCTATCCTCTTGTTTCCGTTGTTCATTTATTATTTTTCTCATCAGTTCGGAGATTTCCTTGGCACTTCCATGTTTTATTCTTATCACTTCTGTTCTGGTCAAGGGTTCCTTATTTACATCGAGATTTTTTATGATTTTCTTTATGACGCTCAAACTTTCTGATGGCGCCATAATTATCAATTGGTTAGTTGGTTCATCACTTTCGATGGTAATATTACTGGAAAAATATTTTTTGAATGAACCGCGACTACATATATCTCTGATACATTTTACCACCGATGCAGCCTTCACATTACTTAACACATGAAAATACATCTCTTCTTTTATGTCTATCGGCACATCAACTCTTTTGACCACTTCCTCTATTCTCTGAAGATTGGCAAGGGTATCCACTATTAGTAACGAGTTTGATGATTGGAAATGTATTACCTGGGATAGCCCATTGGTGACCATTGGTTTTATCAATTTATTGAATTCCCCGGCATCAAGATACTTGAGTGTGAAAAATTTTGAATAGGCTTTTTGGCTTGCCACCAC from Puniceicoccales bacterium encodes the following:
- a CDS encoding GspE/PulE family protein, which encodes MDNLECKISELGEDVESSVLGAQFEKRMKILAVKLDSNIKDTRAWVSEASELEFIEKFAPCDDITAIIPSQIIHEYACLPIIQEDESIAIVFAWPPNEMMKRWLKAACPGDYKYFLGDAEEIRRIINAKFGLGADNFLEGDEGGNLQAKPDAIEEDEDAVIIKFVNEVIRQALIDRATDIHFEPQKNALQIRYRIDGALVPVKLPQNLIYYQAAVISRLKIMAKLNISEKRRPQDGRISFKSTEKSVDIRVSTLPMVYGESISLRLLDLGDAPVAIEDMGLGEPELKKVINAITRPHGIVLVTGPTGSGKSTMLGACIRKIRSPEIRIITVEDPVEYEIPGINQCQVQSDIGMTFASALRSILRQDPDVVMIGEIRDQETADIAIRASITGHLVLSTLHTNDSAGAISRLVDMNLEPFMIASSLQLVIAQRLVRKLCPHCAKPKQYDENDLSHCLKTLGIDPKDELQFNSKILEGKGCDKCKNGYRGRLAVFEVLVVNDRIHREIIKGSPSKLIRDLAIEHGMETLSKCAWEQVKKGRTTLAEIMQFSDENNMDG